A window of the Paraburkholderia sp. ZP32-5 genome harbors these coding sequences:
- a CDS encoding DMT family transporter, which yields MKSTRWTGVFFLLVTATGWAVNWPAMKILLREWPPLFSRGVAGIVAALLLIVIARCAGERIVIPRRLLPRVLLAASTNVFAWMGFSTMSMKWLSVSEGALLVYTMPIWAMLLAWPILSRRPSAEGFISLILGLAGVVVLLGGQGFAFDSGKLVGVMFALLAAILFALGTVITRTPIPVPPITLVAWQVGIGCVPMAIVGLLVEHPDFHALDSAGRAVMIYMTLVPMAVCYLAWFATLRHLPPEVASIGMLLVPIMGIAAAALSLGEPLGLREFAAMALTLSGVALALRRKRPDTRVAT from the coding sequence ATGAAGTCGACGCGCTGGACCGGGGTGTTTTTTCTGCTCGTCACCGCAACCGGCTGGGCCGTGAACTGGCCCGCGATGAAAATACTGCTGCGCGAGTGGCCTCCGCTATTCTCGCGCGGCGTCGCCGGTATCGTCGCGGCCCTGCTGCTGATCGTGATCGCGCGCTGCGCGGGCGAACGTATCGTGATTCCTCGCCGGCTGCTGCCGCGCGTGCTGCTCGCGGCCAGCACCAACGTGTTCGCGTGGATGGGCTTCTCGACGATGTCGATGAAATGGCTCAGCGTCAGCGAAGGCGCGCTGCTCGTCTACACGATGCCGATCTGGGCCATGCTGCTGGCGTGGCCGATCCTGTCGCGGCGGCCATCCGCCGAAGGTTTTATCTCACTGATACTCGGACTCGCGGGCGTCGTCGTCCTGCTCGGCGGCCAGGGTTTCGCATTCGATAGCGGCAAACTCGTCGGCGTGATGTTCGCGCTGCTCGCCGCCATATTGTTCGCGCTCGGCACCGTCATCACACGCACACCGATTCCCGTGCCGCCGATCACGCTGGTTGCATGGCAGGTCGGTATCGGCTGCGTGCCGATGGCCATCGTGGGATTGCTGGTCGAGCACCCGGACTTCCATGCGCTCGATAGCGCGGGCCGTGCGGTGATGATCTATATGACGCTGGTGCCGATGGCCGTCTGCTATCTGGCGTGGTTCGCGACGCTGCGTCATCTGCCGCCGGAGGTTGCGTCGATCGGCATGCTGCTCGTGCCGATCATGGGTATCGCCGCGGCGGCGCTATCGCTAGGCGAACCGCTCGGCCTCCGGGAATTCGCCGCGATGGCATTGACCTTGAGCGGCGTCGCGCTCGCCCTCAGACGCAAGCGCCCCGATACGCGCGTCGCGACCTGA